The Flavobacterium jumunjinense genome includes a region encoding these proteins:
- a CDS encoding TonB-dependent receptor yields MAQLNVAQTARIKGVILDEFNSPIENVSVKIGETGTVTNANGFYSLEIPANKDITIVFSHVTFKDATLTVNLKTNEDFEFHPVLNSKVTQISEVIVTGDNKKRIEGIIAIDPVLIRKIPGANAGIENIVKTLPGVYSNNELSTSYAVRGGNYDENLVYVNEIEVYRPFLIRSGQQEGLSFTNTDMVESVDFSAGGFQAKYGDKMSSVLDITYRNPKRFKVGVEASLLGGGITAEGISKNQKWSNITGVRYRDNSLLVNSQETETNFRPKFIDIQTLLNFNASTKWNWSFLGNISQNTYNYKPLTRQTNFGTISDPIALLVFYEGQENDEYLTVFGAIKSTYQYNTKNKLKFIASTYHTQEQEYYDILAQYRLGEVDSNIGSETFGDVTFSRGIGSQLNHARNDLDALIFNAETKGFHEINEKTQIEWGFKYTREDIKDRIVEWEVVDSAGFSLPAPILEYQNDQPYNPYTGPLAPYKNVRATNYTTINRFSGYAQWNHRGFLGEHKYWLNAGIRAHQWQVSGRNIYGDSQITFSPRVQLSLKPDWENDVLFRISGGMYNQPPFYRELRDYDGVVQPNVKAQKSIHLVLSSDYSFKIWNRPFKLLTEGYYKNITDVNAYTIDNVRIRYRADNNAKAYVYGFDARLNGEFVPGTESWFSFGFLKTEENYNDRGYIARPTDQRLKFGLLFQDYMPNIPNVKVYLNLVYNTGLPGGSPSYADPYDFQLRLKDYRRADTGFSYVFKDEKIKSEKKWLEPFSELSLGLEIFNLFNNQNAITNTWVRDVYTKSQYGIPNFMTTRVFNVKLIARL; encoded by the coding sequence TTGGCACAATTAAATGTTGCGCAAACTGCTAGGATAAAAGGAGTTATATTAGACGAGTTTAATAGTCCTATAGAAAACGTAAGTGTTAAAATTGGAGAAACAGGTACAGTTACAAATGCTAATGGATTCTATTCGCTGGAAATACCAGCAAATAAAGATATTACAATCGTTTTTTCTCATGTAACCTTCAAAGATGCTACATTAACAGTTAATTTGAAAACTAATGAAGATTTTGAATTTCATCCAGTTTTGAATTCGAAAGTTACTCAAATTAGCGAAGTGATTGTTACTGGCGATAACAAGAAAAGAATAGAAGGAATAATAGCAATTGATCCTGTTTTAATTCGTAAAATTCCAGGTGCAAACGCAGGAATTGAGAATATTGTAAAGACATTACCAGGTGTGTATTCCAACAATGAGTTAAGTACATCCTATGCGGTTCGTGGTGGAAATTATGATGAGAATTTAGTTTATGTAAATGAAATTGAAGTATATCGACCTTTTTTAATTCGTTCAGGACAACAAGAAGGACTTAGTTTTACAAACACAGATATGGTGGAAAGTGTCGATTTTTCGGCAGGAGGTTTTCAAGCAAAATATGGAGATAAAATGTCTTCTGTGCTAGATATAACATATCGCAATCCAAAACGCTTTAAAGTAGGTGTTGAAGCTAGTTTATTAGGCGGAGGAATTACTGCTGAAGGGATTTCTAAGAACCAAAAGTGGAGTAATATTACAGGAGTTCGATACAGGGATAATAGCTTATTAGTGAATAGTCAGGAAACGGAAACTAATTTTAGACCGAAATTTATTGATATTCAGACATTATTAAATTTTAATGCTTCAACAAAATGGAATTGGAGTTTTTTAGGGAATATTTCACAAAACACATACAATTATAAGCCTTTAACAAGACAGACAAATTTTGGAACAATTAGTGATCCAATTGCATTGTTGGTTTTTTATGAAGGTCAAGAAAATGATGAATATCTGACAGTATTTGGTGCTATTAAATCGACCTATCAATACAATACTAAAAATAAATTAAAATTTATAGCATCAACCTATCATACTCAGGAACAAGAATATTATGATATTTTAGCACAATATCGTTTGGGAGAAGTCGATTCGAATATTGGTTCTGAAACTTTCGGAGATGTTACTTTTTCTAGAGGAATTGGCTCACAATTAAATCACGCACGAAATGATTTAGATGCGTTAATTTTTAATGCAGAAACAAAAGGTTTTCATGAAATCAATGAGAAAACACAAATAGAATGGGGATTTAAATATACACGAGAAGATATTAAAGATCGAATTGTAGAATGGGAAGTTGTCGATTCTGCTGGTTTTTCATTGCCGGCACCAATTTTAGAGTATCAAAATGATCAACCGTATAATCCTTATACAGGACCACTTGCTCCATATAAAAATGTTAGAGCTACAAATTACACAACGATTAATAGATTTTCTGGTTATGCTCAATGGAATCACAGAGGTTTTTTAGGAGAACATAAATATTGGTTAAATGCTGGTATTCGTGCACACCAATGGCAAGTTTCAGGAAGGAATATATACGGAGATAGTCAAATAACATTTTCACCAAGAGTTCAGCTTTCTTTAAAACCAGATTGGGAAAATGATGTATTGTTTAGAATTTCCGGAGGTATGTATAATCAGCCACCGTTCTATAGAGAGTTAAGAGATTATGATGGAGTAGTGCAACCAAATGTGAAAGCACAAAAATCAATTCATTTGGTGTTGAGTAGTGACTATAGTTTTAAAATTTGGAACAGACCATTTAAGTTGTTAACAGAAGGTTATTATAAGAATATAACAGATGTTAATGCTTATACTATCGATAATGTTCGAATTCGTTATAGAGCAGATAATAATGCTAAAGCTTATGTTTATGGCTTTGATGCTCGATTGAATGGTGAGTTTGTTCCAGGAACAGAATCATGGTTTAGTTTTGGTTTCTTGAAAACAGAAGAGAATTATAATGATAGAGGCTATATTGCAAGACCAACAGATCAACGATTAAAATTCGGATTGCTTTTTCAAGATTATATGCCAAATATTCCAAACGTAAAAGTATATTTAAATTTGGTGTATAATACAGGATTACCTGGCGGATCTCCTTCATATGCAGATCCATACGATTTTCAACTACGTTTAAAAGATTATAGAAGAGCCGATACTGGATTTTCTTATGTGTTTAAAGATGAAAAGATTAAATCAGAGAAAAAATGGTTAGAACCTTTTAGTGAATTATCTTTAGGATTAGAGATTTTTAACCTATTCAATAATCAAAATGCAATTACGAATACTTGGGTTAGAGACGTCTATACGAAATCACAATATGGAATACCTAACTTTATGACAACCCGAGTTTTTAATGTAAAGTTAATTGCACGTTTGTAG
- a CDS encoding DUF2147 domain-containing protein: MNKKPFLTIVSLLILSVSLGSFTAFNNKADAIIGKWLTAGDDNAKVEIFKSGSKYYGKIIWLQNPIRNGEKALDDKNPDKSKHKNPIIGLQIISGFEYNSDDGIWENGKIYDPESGKTYSCNIKKEGDKLKVRGYIGFSLLGRTEIWTKTN; this comes from the coding sequence ATGAATAAAAAACCTTTTTTAACTATTGTTTCACTACTTATTTTAAGCGTATCACTTGGTTCGTTTACCGCTTTCAATAACAAAGCTGATGCTATTATTGGAAAATGGCTTACAGCTGGAGATGACAACGCTAAAGTTGAAATATTTAAATCGGGTTCAAAATATTATGGTAAAATTATTTGGCTACAAAATCCTATTAGAAATGGAGAAAAGGCTCTAGATGATAAAAATCCAGACAAAAGCAAACATAAAAACCCGATTATAGGTTTACAAATTATTTCGGGTTTTGAATACAATTCAGATGATGGTATTTGGGAAAACGGAAAAATTTATGATCCCGAATCTGGAAAAACATATAGTTGCAATATCAAGAAAGAAGGAGACAAATTAAAAGTTAGAGGTTATATCGGTTTTTCATTACTGGGTAGAACAGAAATTTGGACAAAAACCAATTAA
- a CDS encoding ABC transporter ATP-binding protein — translation MKKSTFYKILKFALPYKRFAFLNIFFNILYALFNALSFVMLIPMLDVMFGTTNKVFEKPVYTSIFELKNFLKNYLDYSITTAKASSPENALLIMIALVISTFLLKNIFNYLAVYNVTFLRNGTLRDLRIALYKKVIHLPLGFYSEKRRGDVMVRLTNDVGEVQFSFLSILEIIFKEPLTIIITLIIMFTMSVELTIFVMVFIPLSGIIISKLGKSLKRKSGKVQQESGIFLSILDETLSGLKVIKSYNSEDNFKNKFTDSANKLYRFSNSLLNRNNIASPLSEFLGIVVIATLLWYGGKMVLIDQSLKGTDFIGYMLLAYGILTPAKAISKANYTLKSSMAAADRVLEILEQENTITSKENAFIKKSFEDKISISKINFAYQEEKVLKNFSLDIPKGKMVALVGQSGSGKSTIANLLTRFYDIQDGTIKIDGVSIKDWDMHALRGLMGLVTQDSILFNDSIKNNILIGKPNATDEEIIEALKIANAYEFVKDLADGIETNIGDAGGKLSGGQKQRLSIARAVLKNPPIMILDEATSALDTESEKLVQVALENMMQNRTSIVIAHRLSTIQKADIIIVMQKGQIVEQGSHIELLAKNGTYANLVNLQSFE, via the coding sequence ATGAAAAAAAGCACATTTTACAAAATTCTAAAGTTTGCACTTCCCTATAAACGATTTGCATTTCTTAACATCTTTTTCAATATCTTGTATGCATTATTTAATGCTTTGTCATTTGTAATGCTAATACCGATGTTAGACGTAATGTTTGGCACTACGAATAAAGTCTTTGAAAAACCTGTTTACACCTCTATATTTGAACTTAAAAACTTTTTAAAAAACTATCTAGATTACAGTATTACTACAGCAAAAGCATCTAGTCCAGAAAACGCATTGCTTATCATGATAGCATTAGTTATTTCTACTTTTTTATTAAAAAACATTTTCAACTATTTAGCTGTTTACAATGTTACTTTTTTAAGAAATGGAACGCTTCGAGATTTACGAATTGCATTATATAAAAAAGTAATTCACTTACCTCTTGGTTTTTATTCCGAAAAGCGTCGTGGCGATGTAATGGTACGCTTAACCAATGATGTAGGAGAAGTACAATTTTCATTTTTATCCATTCTTGAAATCATATTTAAAGAACCATTAACAATTATTATTACGTTAATAATAATGTTTACCATGAGTGTTGAGTTAACCATTTTTGTGATGGTTTTCATTCCTCTGTCTGGGATAATAATTTCTAAATTAGGAAAAAGCTTAAAACGTAAATCGGGTAAAGTGCAACAAGAGTCTGGAATTTTTCTTTCAATTCTTGATGAAACTTTATCCGGTTTAAAAGTAATTAAAAGTTATAATTCTGAAGACAACTTCAAAAATAAATTTACAGATTCTGCCAATAAATTATATCGTTTTTCTAATAGTTTATTAAATAGAAACAACATTGCCTCCCCTCTAAGTGAGTTTTTAGGGATTGTAGTTATTGCAACGTTATTATGGTATGGTGGAAAAATGGTCTTAATTGACCAATCCTTAAAAGGAACTGATTTCATAGGTTATATGCTATTAGCTTATGGTATTTTAACTCCTGCAAAAGCAATCTCCAAAGCGAATTATACACTTAAGTCTTCGATGGCTGCTGCAGATAGAGTTTTAGAAATTCTAGAACAAGAAAACACAATTACATCAAAAGAAAATGCATTTATAAAAAAATCTTTTGAAGATAAAATATCAATTTCAAAAATCAATTTTGCTTATCAAGAAGAAAAAGTTTTAAAGAACTTTTCACTCGATATCCCTAAAGGAAAAATGGTAGCATTAGTTGGTCAATCTGGTAGTGGAAAAAGTACAATTGCAAATTTACTAACTCGTTTTTATGACATACAAGATGGTACTATAAAAATTGATGGTGTTTCAATTAAAGATTGGGACATGCATGCGCTTCGTGGTTTAATGGGATTAGTAACTCAAGACTCTATTTTATTTAATGATTCTATAAAAAACAATATACTTATTGGTAAACCAAATGCTACAGATGAAGAAATTATTGAGGCATTAAAAATTGCCAATGCATACGAGTTTGTAAAAGATTTAGCAGATGGAATAGAAACTAATATTGGTGATGCTGGCGGGAAATTATCTGGTGGACAAAAACAACGTTTATCTATTGCTCGTGCAGTGCTAAAAAATCCTCCAATTATGATTTTAGACGAAGCTACTTCTGCATTAGATACAGAAAGTGAGAAGTTAGTACAAGTAGCTCTTGAAAACATGATGCAAAACAGAACTTCAATTGTTATTGCTCATCGACTTTCTACGATTCAAAAAGCAGACATAATAATAGTAATGCAAAAGGGACAAATTGTAGAACAAGGGTCTCACATTGAACTGTTAGCTAAAAATGGCACCTATGCTAATTTAGTGAATCTACAATCGTTTGAATAA
- a CDS encoding phospho-sugar mutase, producing the protein MHIDKQILDKVNVWLTPVFDSKTQDVITKMMTSAPKELEDSFYKNLEFGTGGMRGIMGVGTNRINQYTLGKNTQGLSNYLKKVFAGEELKVAIAYDCRHNSDTLAKVVANVFSANGIKVYLFSELRPTPELSFAVRHLNCHAGIVLTASHNPPEYNGYKVYWQDGGQLVPPQDGEIIQIIESLQYSDINFEGNENLIKYIDREVDEAFWQSTVDNASFNTPQTAKDSLKIVYTPLHGTSIKSIPNVLEKAGYKDVNIVPEQEQPDGNFPTVKSPNPEEPEALTMALELAEKINADIVVGTDPDSDRLGVAVRDLDGKMKLLNGNQSMVIMTAFLLEQWKRADKLTENEFIGSTIVSTPLMLELASAYGIECKVGLTGFKWIAKFIKDFPSQQFIGGGEESFGFMIGDAVRDKDAVGAILLVCEIAAQAKAAGSSIFRELVNLSLDFGFYKEHLISITKRGIEGANEIKQMMVDLRENPLKEINGQRVVCIEDYQSSKALDLMSNESYDITIPKSNVLIYYLEDGSKICARPSGTEPKIKFYFSVNAELPSIEAYNIIEQELDIKIKNIIAEMQLN; encoded by the coding sequence ATGCACATAGACAAACAAATATTAGACAAAGTTAACGTATGGTTAACTCCTGTGTTCGATTCAAAAACACAAGATGTTATTACTAAAATGATGACCAGCGCTCCAAAAGAGCTAGAAGATTCTTTTTATAAAAATCTTGAATTTGGAACAGGTGGAATGAGAGGTATAATGGGTGTCGGTACCAACCGAATCAATCAATACACACTTGGTAAAAACACACAAGGATTGTCTAATTATTTAAAAAAAGTCTTTGCTGGTGAAGAACTAAAAGTAGCAATTGCCTATGATTGCCGTCATAACAGCGATACACTTGCTAAAGTTGTTGCCAATGTTTTTTCTGCAAATGGTATTAAAGTTTATCTTTTTTCAGAATTAAGACCAACTCCAGAGTTATCTTTTGCTGTTCGTCATTTAAATTGCCATGCAGGTATTGTTTTAACAGCTTCACATAACCCACCAGAATACAACGGATACAAAGTGTACTGGCAAGATGGTGGTCAATTAGTTCCTCCTCAAGATGGAGAAATCATACAAATCATTGAAAGCCTACAATATAGCGACATTAATTTCGAAGGAAACGAAAACCTTATTAAATATATAGACAGAGAAGTAGATGAAGCCTTTTGGCAATCTACTGTAGACAATGCAAGCTTTAACACACCACAAACTGCAAAAGACAGTTTAAAAATTGTCTATACTCCTCTTCACGGAACATCTATAAAATCTATTCCAAATGTTTTAGAAAAAGCAGGCTACAAAGATGTTAACATTGTTCCAGAACAAGAGCAACCCGACGGAAATTTCCCAACGGTTAAATCTCCAAACCCTGAAGAACCTGAAGCGCTAACTATGGCTTTAGAATTAGCCGAAAAAATCAATGCAGATATTGTTGTTGGAACAGATCCAGACAGCGATAGACTTGGTGTTGCTGTACGAGATTTAGATGGGAAGATGAAATTACTTAATGGGAATCAATCTATGGTAATTATGACAGCTTTTCTATTAGAACAATGGAAGAGAGCTGACAAATTAACAGAAAATGAATTCATTGGCTCGACTATTGTATCAACTCCTTTAATGCTTGAACTAGCATCTGCTTATGGTATTGAATGTAAAGTTGGATTAACTGGATTCAAATGGATTGCAAAATTCATTAAAGATTTCCCTAGTCAACAATTCATCGGAGGTGGTGAAGAAAGTTTTGGTTTTATGATTGGTGATGCCGTTAGGGACAAAGATGCTGTTGGTGCTATTTTATTAGTTTGCGAAATTGCTGCACAAGCAAAAGCTGCAGGAAGTTCAATTTTTAGAGAATTAGTTAATTTATCATTGGATTTTGGATTTTATAAAGAACACTTAATTTCAATAACAAAAAGAGGCATTGAAGGAGCTAATGAAATCAAACAAATGATGGTAGATTTACGAGAAAACCCTTTAAAAGAAATAAACGGACAACGTGTAGTGTGTATTGAAGATTACCAAAGTTCGAAAGCATTAGATTTAATGAGTAATGAATCGTATGACATTACCATTCCAAAATCGAATGTGTTGATTTATTATTTAGAAGATGGTAGTAAAATTTGTGCAAGACCAAGTGGTACTGAACCTAAAATTAAATTCTATTTCAGTGTAAATGCAGAATTACCTTCAATTGAAGCGTACAATATCATTGAGCAAGAGCTCGATATTAAAATTAAAAATATTATTGCTGAGATGCAATTGAACTAA
- a CDS encoding glycosyltransferase family 2 protein, translating to MNLSIVIPLLNEEESLPELHNWIVKVMTSHNFSYEILFIDDGSTDASWHTIEQLSQDNTNVKGIRFLKNYGKSQALHAGFAKAKGDVVITMDADLQDSPDEIPELYNLIITDNFDLISGWKKKRFDSVVFKNIPSKLFNWAARKTSGVKLNDFNCGLKAYRNEVVKNIEVSGEMHRYIPVLAKNAGFSKIGEKVVIHQARKYGNSKFGINRFINGFLDLITIWFLSKFGKRPMHLFGLLGSIMFIIGFCLALYLGVDKLFIHTKSRLITSRPQFYIALASMILGTQLFLAGFLGEIILRTKNNEERYKISKTIE from the coding sequence ATGAATTTATCCATAGTTATTCCCTTATTAAACGAAGAAGAATCGTTGCCCGAATTACACAATTGGATTGTGAAAGTTATGACTAGTCATAACTTTTCTTATGAAATACTGTTCATAGACGACGGAAGCACAGACGCTTCTTGGCATACTATTGAACAACTTTCGCAAGACAATACTAATGTTAAGGGTATTCGCTTTCTTAAAAATTACGGCAAGAGTCAAGCTCTTCATGCAGGTTTTGCAAAAGCAAAAGGTGATGTTGTTATCACCATGGATGCCGATTTACAAGATAGTCCTGATGAAATCCCAGAATTATACAATTTAATCATTACTGATAACTTTGATTTAATTTCTGGTTGGAAAAAGAAACGTTTTGATTCTGTAGTTTTTAAAAATATTCCTTCGAAACTTTTCAATTGGGCTGCAAGAAAAACTTCTGGCGTTAAGCTAAACGATTTTAATTGCGGGCTTAAAGCCTATAGAAATGAAGTAGTTAAAAACATTGAAGTTTCTGGAGAAATGCATCGCTACATTCCTGTTTTAGCAAAAAATGCAGGTTTCAGTAAAATTGGTGAAAAAGTTGTAATCCATCAAGCTAGAAAATACGGAAATTCTAAATTCGGAATAAATCGTTTTATAAATGGCTTTTTAGACTTGATTACTATCTGGTTTTTGTCTAAATTTGGTAAACGACCAATGCATCTGTTCGGTCTATTAGGCTCCATAATGTTTATAATTGGTTTTTGCCTTGCTCTCTATTTAGGAGTAGATAAACTTTTCATACACACAAAGTCTAGGCTAATTACGAGCAGACCACAATTCTACATTGCTCTTGCAAGTATGATTCTAGGAACTCAGTTATTCTTAGCTGGCTTTTTAGGTGAAATTATTTTAAGAACAAAAAACAACGAAGAACGATATAAAATTTCCAAAACAATTGAATAA
- a CDS encoding DUF4199 domain-containing protein, translating into MNEITKKNSITFGILTGVISILITSTMYLIDLKLFTAWWIGVLSIVLYIGIGVYLLSKTKKELNGIFPFKEAFTTYFLSAVIGIAISVIFNIILFNFIDIEAKDVIQENLIEFQVDMLKKFNTPTSAIKEAVAKMEEQKQFDIIPQIKGSVFSILFSAIFGLILAAIFKSKTQEQF; encoded by the coding sequence ATGAACGAAATTACTAAAAAAAATTCAATAACTTTTGGAATACTAACAGGAGTCATATCAATATTAATTACATCAACTATGTATTTAATTGATTTAAAGCTTTTCACTGCTTGGTGGATCGGTGTTTTAAGCATTGTACTTTATATTGGTATTGGTGTTTATTTACTTTCAAAAACAAAGAAAGAGCTTAATGGAATTTTTCCTTTCAAAGAAGCTTTCACTACTTATTTTTTATCTGCAGTTATAGGAATTGCAATATCTGTCATTTTTAATATTATATTATTTAACTTTATTGATATTGAGGCAAAAGATGTAATTCAAGAAAACTTAATTGAATTTCAAGTAGATATGCTTAAAAAATTCAATACTCCTACATCTGCAATTAAAGAAGCTGTTGCTAAAATGGAAGAACAAAAACAATTTGATATTATTCCACAAATAAAAGGCTCAGTATTTAGCATACTTTTTAGTGCTATTTTTGGTTTAATTTTAGCAGCTATTTTCAAAAGCAAAACACAAGAACAATTCTAA
- a CDS encoding type B 50S ribosomal protein L31 — protein MQKGIHPENYRLVAFKDMSNEDVFITKSTVETKETIEHEGVEYPVFKMEISRTSHPFYTGKSKLIDTAGRIDKFKTKYAKFDKK, from the coding sequence ATGCAAAAAGGAATTCACCCAGAAAATTACAGATTAGTAGCTTTCAAAGACATGTCTAACGAAGATGTATTTATTACAAAATCGACAGTAGAAACTAAAGAAACAATTGAGCACGAAGGTGTAGAATATCCAGTTTTCAAAATGGAGATTTCTCGTACTTCTCACCCTTTTTACACAGGTAAATCGAAACTTATCGATACTGCAGGACGTATTGATAAATTCAAAACTAAATATGCTAAATTCGATAAAAAATAA
- a CDS encoding GlmU family protein: MNYILFDGTVRNALLPFTFTRPVADIRVGILTIREKWEKYLGYTTTTLTEEYLMEKFPMVEMEENVMINASFFPNEILVEMVKNLEKNQAIIIDEEIVAFYSTDSQEEVDFDDYDLIDYEEEVLRIENTWDIFCKNDAAIREDFQLITEDRYSEPIPKSVNVIAPENVFIEEGAKLEFVTLNASTGPIYIGKDAEIMEGSVIRGPFALCEGAQVKLATKIYGATTIGPYCKVGGEVNNSVMFGYSSKGHDGFLGNSVLGEWCNIGADSNSSNLKNNYEEVRLWSYETENFAKTGLQFCGLMMGDHSKCGINTMFNTGTVIGVSANIFGSGFPRNFVPSFSWGGASGFTTYLTKKAFEVAKVVMSRRHVEFTEDDAKILEHVFEESKKWRKE, from the coding sequence ATGAATTATATCCTTTTTGATGGAACAGTACGCAATGCATTGCTTCCATTTACATTTACTCGTCCTGTAGCCGATATTAGAGTTGGAATTTTAACTATCCGTGAAAAATGGGAAAAATATTTAGGTTATACTACTACGACTCTAACGGAAGAATACTTGATGGAGAAATTTCCAATGGTAGAAATGGAGGAAAATGTAATGATTAACGCTTCTTTTTTTCCAAATGAAATTTTGGTAGAAATGGTTAAGAATTTAGAAAAAAATCAAGCTATTATTATAGACGAAGAAATTGTAGCTTTTTATTCTACAGATTCTCAGGAGGAAGTTGATTTTGATGACTATGATTTGATAGATTATGAAGAAGAAGTATTGCGAATTGAAAACACTTGGGATATTTTTTGTAAGAATGATGCAGCAATTCGTGAAGATTTTCAGTTAATTACAGAAGATAGATATTCAGAGCCAATTCCGAAGAGCGTAAATGTTATTGCTCCAGAGAATGTATTTATAGAAGAAGGTGCGAAATTAGAATTTGTTACATTAAACGCATCTACTGGACCAATATATATTGGTAAGGATGCTGAAATAATGGAAGGTTCTGTAATTCGTGGGCCATTTGCTTTGTGTGAAGGAGCTCAGGTAAAATTGGCAACAAAAATCTATGGTGCAACTACTATTGGTCCTTATTGTAAAGTTGGAGGAGAAGTAAATAACTCAGTTATGTTTGGGTATTCTAGTAAAGGACATGATGGGTTTTTAGGTAACTCTGTGTTAGGTGAGTGGTGTAATATTGGTGCAGATTCTAATAGTTCTAACCTTAAGAATAATTATGAAGAAGTGCGTTTGTGGAGTTATGAAACAGAAAATTTCGCAAAAACAGGTCTTCAGTTTTGTGGCTTAATGATGGGAGATCATAGTAAATGTGGTATAAATACAATGTTTAATACAGGAACTGTAATCGGAGTTTCTGCTAATATATTTGGTTCTGGGTTTCCACGTAATTTTGTGCCTAGTTTTTCTTGGGGTGGAGCAAGCGGATTTACAACCTATTTGACTAAAAAGGCATTTGAAGTGGCAAAAGTTGTAATGAGTCGTCGTCATGTTGAGTTTACAGAAGATGATGCAAAAATATTAGAACATGTTTTTGAAGAATCAAAAAAATGGAGAAAAGAATAG
- a CDS encoding histidine decarboxylase: MGLLTANDNQRLKELNDYIENARNNFLGYPVSKDFDYSEILHFLQYPINNLGDPFEDGTYKVQTHELEREVVTFFAKLFRANPHDYWGYVTNGGSESNLYGLYLARELFPKAMVYYSESTHYSVRKNIHLLNIPSIVIRSQVNGEIDYEDFENTLRMNRHKPAIVLTTFGTTMKEAKDDVSRIRGILRNLAIQDSYIHCDAALSGTYGAFMEPRLPFDFQDGADSISISGHKFIGSPIPTGVIITKRSNRDRISKGISYIGSLDTTITGSRNGHCPLFLWYALKKLNVQGLKERYLKSLEVAEYCEERLKEIGVAAWRNPNAITVVFPKTSNEIKLKWQLATEGDIAHVICMPNVTKEQIDALVEDMKNCKEVNEEIFELSF, from the coding sequence ATGGGTTTATTAACTGCAAATGATAATCAGCGATTAAAAGAATTAAATGATTATATAGAGAATGCAAGAAATAATTTTTTAGGATATCCTGTTTCTAAAGATTTTGATTATTCTGAAATTTTACATTTTCTTCAATATCCTATTAATAATTTAGGAGATCCTTTTGAAGATGGTACGTATAAGGTGCAAACTCATGAATTAGAAAGAGAAGTGGTTACTTTTTTTGCGAAATTATTTAGAGCAAATCCACATGATTATTGGGGATATGTTACAAATGGTGGTTCAGAAAGTAATTTGTACGGGTTGTATTTGGCAAGAGAATTATTTCCAAAAGCAATGGTGTATTATTCAGAATCTACTCATTATAGTGTTAGAAAAAACATTCATTTATTAAATATTCCAAGTATTGTGATTCGTTCGCAAGTAAATGGAGAAATAGATTATGAAGATTTTGAAAATACTTTAAGAATGAATCGTCATAAACCAGCAATTGTTTTGACTACTTTTGGAACAACGATGAAAGAGGCAAAAGATGATGTTTCAAGAATTAGAGGAATTTTAAGAAATTTAGCAATTCAAGATAGTTATATTCATTGCGATGCAGCTTTATCTGGAACTTATGGTGCTTTTATGGAACCTCGTTTACCTTTCGATTTTCAAGATGGAGCAGATAGTATCTCAATTAGTGGTCATAAATTTATAGGCTCACCAATTCCAACAGGAGTAATTATTACCAAGCGTTCTAATAGGGATAGAATTTCAAAAGGAATTTCCTATATAGGTTCGCTAGATACAACCATTACAGGGTCTAGAAATGGTCATTGTCCGTTGTTCTTATGGTATGCTTTGAAGAAACTAAATGTACAAGGGTTAAAAGAACGCTATTTAAAAAGTTTAGAAGTTGCAGAATATTGTGAAGAACGTTTAAAAGAAATTGGAGTAGCAGCTTGGAGAAATCCTAATGCAATTACTGTTGTCTTTCCAAAAACTTCAAATGAGATTAAACTGAAATGGCAATTGGCAACAGAAGGCGATATTGCACACGTAATTTGTATGCCAAATGTTACCAAAGAACAAATTGATGCTCTTGTTGAAGATATGAAAAATTGTAAAGAAGTAAACGAAGAAATTTTTGAATTAAGTTTCTAA
- a CDS encoding DUF350 domain-containing protein, whose protein sequence is MLGILVIFFIGKYFYQLAEKYNQNKLLFAILGVVAYYVGGAIAGVVLAIFSMIIEFEVDWDNTLLMGILGLPAGLLSCWLFYYLLEKNWKKKEVKPLENIDDIGRDLEE, encoded by the coding sequence ATGTTAGGTATTTTAGTGATTTTCTTTATCGGAAAATATTTTTATCAATTAGCAGAAAAATACAATCAGAATAAATTATTATTTGCAATTTTAGGTGTTGTAGCGTATTATGTTGGTGGAGCGATTGCAGGAGTCGTTTTGGCTATTTTTAGTATGATTATAGAATTTGAGGTTGACTGGGATAATACACTTTTAATGGGGATTTTAGGATTGCCAGCCGGATTACTTAGTTGTTGGTTGTTCTATTATTTGTTAGAGAAAAATTGGAAAAAGAAAGAAGTGAAACCACTTGAAAATATTGATGATATTGGAAGAGATTTGGAAGAATAA